Proteins from a genomic interval of Lolium perenne isolate Kyuss_39 chromosome 1, Kyuss_2.0, whole genome shotgun sequence:
- the LOC127331548 gene encoding uncharacterized protein has protein sequence MLRAMHIVLRGKSRAGPAMPRGFAGNRGYSTALNSQRLAGKVAVITGGASGIGKATAEEFVKNGAKVVLADVQDDLGHALAAKLGADSASYTRCDVTDEAQVAAAVDLAVSRHGNLDIMFNNAGILGSLARPPLASLDLADFDTVMAMMPAPPPRSPRRPSPSPTLSRHYVEQGGGRPRLRASPHAASHAAVCAPPLVRRSGGGEVEEAALRRRRRRRRRPLWQRRREKGRERGDGAGRRTYLQRRARRGAGGGRRRGCVGDGEAATATAIEERASMTATARSGAARSSLCV, from the coding sequence ATGTTGCGAGCGATGCACATCGTCCTAAGGGGAAAGAGCCGCGCTGGGCCGGCCATGCCACGCGGCTTCGCCGGCAACCGTGGCTACTCCACGGCCCTGAACTCCCAGCGGCTGGCCGGGAAGGTGGCCGTGATCACCGGTGGAGCCAGCGGCATCGGCAAGGCCACGGCCGAGGAGTTCGTCAAAAACGGCGCCAAGGTCGTCCTCGCCGACGTCCAGGACGACCTTGGTCACGCCCTGGCGGCCAAGCTCGGCGCCGACTCGGCATCCTACACCCGCTGCGACGTCACCGACGAGGCGCAGGTCGCCGCGGCCGTGGACCTCGCCGTGTCCCGCCACGGCAACCTGGACATCATGTTCAACAACGCCGGCATCCTGGGCTCCCTGGCGCGGCCCCCGCTCGCCTCCCTCGACCTCGCCGACTTCGACACCGTCATGGCCATGATGCCGGCGCCGCCACCGCGCTCTCCGCGCCGCCCTTCTCCATCGCCAACCCTCTCGCGTCATTACGTCGAACAGGGTGGTGGGCGGCCGCGGTTGAGGGCGTCGCCGCACGCGGCATCGCACGCAGCCGTGTGCGCTCCTCCATTGGTGCGGCGTAGCGGCGGTGGCGAGGTGGAGGAGGCCGCGCTGCGGcgtaggcggcggcggcggcggcggccgttgTGGCAACGGCGCCGGGAGAAGGGGAGGGAGCGAGGCGACGGGGCCGGGCGGCGCACATACCTGCAGAGGCGCGCGCGGAGAGGTGCGGGCGGCGGCCGACGGCGAGGCTgcgtcggcgacggcgaggctgcgacggcgacggcgatcgAGGAGCGTGCGTCGatgacggcgacggcgaggagcGGCGCGGCGCGGTCGTCTCTGTGCGTGTGA